The Amycolatopsis sp. DG1A-15b genome contains the following window.
TGCTCCAGGTCGCGAATGCGCATCACCTCCAGGTCGACGTCCTCCAGCCGGATCGCGAACCGGATCTGGTCCACCAGCGTGGCGGGCATCGGGTCGGCGTCTTCCCACAGCTCGCGCACGCCGGCCAGCAACCGGAGGTCGAGCTCGTCCAAGGGCTCGTTCGCGCCTGGTGGTTCGACGGTCGTCACAGCCAATCTCCTTCGCCGTTGGCGAGTAGCTGCTCGCGCAGGCGCGCGAGGCAACGTCCCCTGGTCGGGCCGATACTCCCCCTCGGCATGCCCAGCCGGGCGCCGACTTCGGCGTAGTCCGGCCGGTGCACGAACGCCACGATCCGCAGCAGGCTGCGGCAGCGTTCGGGCAGGTTGTCGACCGCGCGCCACAACCGCACGCGCTGGTCCTCGCGCAGCACCCCCTCCTCGGGTGCCGGCGATGCTTCGGAAAGCCGCTCCGGAAGGTCCGGCAGCGGCCGCTCGATCTGGCGCTTTTCCCCCGTGCGCCAGGCCTCCCGCTTGGTGACGGTGATCAGCCAGCCGGTCAGCGCGACCGGCGAGCGGATCTCCGCGAACGAGCCGAGCAGCCGCAGCCACGTCGTCTGCACGACGTCGGCCGCGTGCTCGGCGTCGAGCCCCTGATCACGCGCCACCTGCCAGAGCAACGGCGTGAGCAGGGAAATCAGCTCGTCCAGCGCCGCGCGGTCGCCCTCCCGCGCGGCGTCGAACAACGTCGCCACGCGCGCGTGGTCGGTCCTGGCCACGTTCACAGCGAGCCCAGCGCGGTCCAGGCGCGCTTGACGACGGTTTCGCGGTCGACCGTGTCGAGGTCCCCGGACTGCAGCAGGGCCTTGCCGAGCTCGGCGGCGGCCAGTGGCGCGGCGAACGACGTCCCGTCCCAGACCGCGAAGCCGGCGCTGTAGTCGTCGGGGTCGAAGGAGTTGCGGCCGAAGCCCGGCACCTCGTGGTCGGCGGCCGCGGTGCCGCGGACGTCGGTCGGGTAGGTGCTGACGACGCCGGCGCCGGTCGCCCAGGCCCGCACCCACGGGCCTTCGTTGGAGAACAGCGCCTTGCTCGCGGTGACGTCGGGGTTGAGCGCCCCGACGCTGATCACCTGCGGGCCGCTGCCGCCGCCGAGCGGCTGGTCGGCGAAGGCCGCCGGGTAGAACCGGCGGGTGGTGGCGTCGTTGCCGGCCGCGGCGACGACGAGCACGCCGAGGCCCAGCAGCTCCGCGATGGCCGCGCCGAACTGGCCGGTGTAGGCGATGTCCGCCGGGTTTTCCTCGTAGTAGCCCAGCGACAGCGAGACGATGTCGACCATTTCGTCGGGCCGGTTGTCCGCCTGGGCCGCCCGGACGCGGTCGGCCAGCAGGTGCAGGGCGAGCAGCACGTCGGCTTCGTACGCGACGCCGTCGCTGTGCACCACGCGGATCGCGAGGGTGTCGGCTTCGGGGCAGGCTTGGCGGACGATGCCGGCGATGAACAGGCCGTGCCCGGTGTCGGTGTCGACGTCGCCGATCAGCGGCTGGCCGGTCGTCGGCGCGTCCCAGTGGTCCGAGAGCAGCTGGGTCGGCAACGCCGGGCCGGCGGCGAGCTCGGCCTGCAGGATCGCCGCCTGGATGCCCGGCGCGACGGCGAGCCCCGAGCCGGCCGGCGGCGGGACGCTGCGGTCGGTGAGGCCGAACCACGGGTGCGGGCCGATGCCGGTGTCCAGCACCGCGATCACCGGCCGCCGGTGCCCGGGCTCCTCGCTGCGGTAGGGCGGCGCCGCGGCCAGCGTCACCGGAATCCGGTTGGCGCCGCGGGTGCGCCCGTAGGAGCTGCCCGCGCCGAACCCGCTGGTCTCCCACGGTGTGCCGCCGAGGCCGCTGGTCTCCCACGGCACCCCGCCGAACACCGGCGTGGTGAACAGCAGGTGCTCCGGCGCGATCGTGGCCGCAACCTTCGGGTCGAGCTCGGGCCGCTCGCCCGCCGACGCGGACCGCAGCAGCTGGAGCGCTTTCCAGCAGTCGACGACGACCGGGCCGGCGTCATCGCGGACGCGCAGCAGGGCGCGGACGGGCAGTTCGCCGAGCTGCCGGACGCGGTCGGCCTCCTTGGTGTCGCCCACGCCGGCCGGCTCGGCGTAGAGGCCGATGCGGGCCAGGACGCCGTTGATCGCGGCCAGCGTCTGCTGGTCGCGGAGGTACCGCTGCGGGATGAGGAACACGCCCGGCCGGTACACGGTGGTGCGCGGGGCCGGCTGCCCGGCCGCGACGACGGCCGTCGCCGGATCGAGCACGCGGGCGCCGTGCCGGTCCAGCAACTGCCTTGGCGGGGCCGGGAGCTCGTTGAGCGTGCTCGCGTCCTCCACCGCTGCTTCCGCGGTCTCGTCCCGTACGAACCTGACGACCATCGGGTCCACCCTCCTGCTGCCTCTGCCCCCGCCACTGATCACCAACGGCACCGGGAAAGACCCGCGGGCCGCCATTGGGATACGACACGAACGTCACGAATGCATAACGGCGACGGCAAACGGGTGACGACGTATCTGGCGCCCCCGCCTCACCCACTTGGCCCTCCGGAAGTCACGGATCCACCTGCGGGGAGATCACCATGGTTGTGCTCCGGCCGAGCACGCACGAAGCCGCCTTCACACCGGAACCGGCGACCGGCGGCGGCTGCTTCACGGTGCCGCTCGACCTGCCGCCCGGTCCCGGCGGCAGCGCGCCCGCGCTCGCGCTCCGGTATGCGACCGGCGCGCCGAACGGCCCGTTCGGCGGCGGGTTCACCCTTCCCCTGCCGCACGTCGGGCCGGCCGACGAGCACGCGCCGTCCGGGACGGCGGGCCGGCTCGTGCGCCGCGGCGACGGCTT
Protein-coding sequences here:
- a CDS encoding S8 family serine peptidase, whose product is MVVRFVRDETAEAAVEDASTLNELPAPPRQLLDRHGARVLDPATAVVAAGQPAPRTTVYRPGVFLIPQRYLRDQQTLAAINGVLARIGLYAEPAGVGDTKEADRVRQLGELPVRALLRVRDDAGPVVVDCWKALQLLRSASAGERPELDPKVAATIAPEHLLFTTPVFGGVPWETSGLGGTPWETSGFGAGSSYGRTRGANRIPVTLAAAPPYRSEEPGHRRPVIAVLDTGIGPHPWFGLTDRSVPPPAGSGLAVAPGIQAAILQAELAAGPALPTQLLSDHWDAPTTGQPLIGDVDTDTGHGLFIAGIVRQACPEADTLAIRVVHSDGVAYEADVLLALHLLADRVRAAQADNRPDEMVDIVSLSLGYYEENPADIAYTGQFGAAIAELLGLGVLVVAAAGNDATTRRFYPAAFADQPLGGGSGPQVISVGALNPDVTASKALFSNEGPWVRAWATGAGVVSTYPTDVRGTAAADHEVPGFGRNSFDPDDYSAGFAVWDGTSFAAPLAAAELGKALLQSGDLDTVDRETVVKRAWTALGSL
- a CDS encoding sigma-70 family RNA polymerase sigma factor; this encodes MNVARTDHARVATLFDAAREGDRAALDELISLLTPLLWQVARDQGLDAEHAADVVQTTWLRLLGSFAEIRSPVALTGWLITVTKREAWRTGEKRQIERPLPDLPERLSEASPAPEEGVLREDQRVRLWRAVDNLPERCRSLLRIVAFVHRPDYAEVGARLGMPRGSIGPTRGRCLARLREQLLANGEGDWL